Proteins from a single region of Gordonia hongkongensis:
- a CDS encoding DMT family transporter — protein MSESRRSERIGMLAVALTAILWGTSGTAAAMAPELSAVTVGAVAMCGGGLLQAAVNARGIRAAWSSVTAQWRVALLGGICVLIYPLCFFGSMRVGGVALGTVVSLASAPLVSAVIERVADGRRLTLRWTIACALGIVGSAALAVSRSESSHADALGGSSSSALGVCLGLLAGITYAGLSWAMRRLMNRSVPRGAAAGTVMGLGGLFLLPVVAVGVPAVVAHPETLGVLAYLVLVPQFLGYVLFSRGLGRIDSSTATTITLIEPAVATALAVGVLSESITAIGWVGIAMLAAALVVLLAPRLPSATGPASTSVDAGSSTGRSTHEAVPRGRRGA, from the coding sequence ATGAGCGAGTCCCGTCGGAGCGAACGCATCGGGATGCTGGCGGTCGCTCTCACCGCGATCCTGTGGGGAACCTCGGGTACCGCCGCGGCGATGGCGCCCGAGCTCAGTGCCGTGACCGTCGGCGCCGTGGCCATGTGTGGCGGCGGCTTGTTGCAGGCGGCGGTCAACGCCCGCGGGATTCGAGCCGCGTGGTCGTCGGTGACGGCACAGTGGCGGGTCGCTCTTCTCGGTGGGATCTGCGTGCTGATCTACCCACTCTGCTTCTTCGGGTCGATGCGCGTCGGCGGCGTCGCGCTCGGAACAGTCGTGTCGTTGGCGTCGGCACCGCTGGTGTCGGCGGTCATCGAGCGCGTGGCCGACGGGCGGAGGCTGACCCTGCGGTGGACCATCGCGTGCGCGCTCGGCATCGTCGGCAGTGCGGCGTTGGCCGTGTCGCGCAGCGAGTCGTCGCATGCAGACGCACTCGGCGGGAGTTCGTCGTCGGCGCTCGGTGTCTGTCTCGGCCTGCTCGCGGGTATCACTTACGCCGGGTTGTCGTGGGCGATGCGTCGGCTCATGAACAGGTCGGTGCCGCGCGGCGCCGCGGCCGGGACAGTGATGGGACTGGGCGGATTGTTTCTGCTGCCGGTCGTCGCGGTCGGGGTACCGGCCGTGGTCGCGCACCCCGAGACCCTCGGCGTTCTCGCCTACCTCGTCCTTGTCCCGCAGTTCCTCGGGTACGTGCTATTCAGTCGTGGACTTGGTCGGATCGACAGCTCGACCGCCACCACCATCACCCTGATCGAGCCCGCGGTCGCGACCGCGCTGGCCGTCGGAGTGCTCTCCGAATCCATCACCGCGATCGGTTGGGTGGGTATCGCAATGCTGGCGGCGGCGCTGGTCGTCCTGCTGGCTCCTCGCCTTCCGTCCGCAACCGGCCCGGCATCCACTAGCGTCGACGCAGGATCATCGACAGGGAGGTCGACGCATGAAGCAGTTCCGAGAGGCCGTCGAGGCGCGTGA
- a CDS encoding nuclear transport factor 2 family protein, with protein sequence MKQFREAVEARDEQAMRALLADDVVFTSPVAFKPYPGKAITSAILRGVLRVFEDFRYIREINDAGGHDSALVFEAVVGGKKITGCDFIHVNDDGKIDDLMVMVRPLSGAQSVAAAMGAQFDQIAAEAAAESENTAESEGVSQ encoded by the coding sequence ATGAAGCAGTTCCGAGAGGCCGTCGAGGCGCGTGACGAGCAGGCGATGAGGGCACTGCTCGCCGACGATGTGGTCTTCACCAGTCCGGTCGCATTCAAGCCGTATCCGGGCAAGGCCATCACGTCGGCCATCCTGCGGGGCGTGCTGCGGGTCTTCGAGGACTTCCGCTACATCCGAGAGATCAACGACGCCGGCGGACACGACTCGGCGCTCGTCTTCGAGGCCGTGGTCGGCGGCAAGAAGATCACCGGCTGCGACTTCATCCACGTCAACGACGACGGCAAGATCGACGACCTCATGGTCATGGTTCGGCCGCTGTCGGGTGCGCAGTCCGTCGCCGCGGCGATGGGGGCGCAGTTCGATCAGATCGCCGCCGAGGCCGCTGCGGAGTCAGAAAACACAGCGGAGTCCGAGGGGGTCAGCCAGTGA
- a CDS encoding LLM class F420-dependent oxidoreductase, which yields MKLGLQLGYWGAQPPTHHAEIVAAAEASGFDSIFTAEAWGSDAYTPLAWLGSSTERVRLGTSVLQLSARTPTACAMAALTLDHLSGGRHIVGLGVSGPQVVEGWYGQKFAKPLARTREYIDIMRQVWAREAPVSSAGPHYPLPFDGEGASGLGKTLKPITHPLRSDIPVMLGAEGPKNVALAAEIADGWLPLFYTPRMADTYNEWLDEGFARPGARRSREDFEICATAQIVVTDDREGTYAAIKPFLALYMGGMGSEDTNFHAEVYRRMGYADVVDEVTALFRSNRKDEAAQIIPDALVDDSAIVGDLDHVREQIKVWEACGVTMMLVSPGSVAEVEQLAELIR from the coding sequence GTGAAACTCGGTCTGCAACTGGGCTACTGGGGCGCGCAACCGCCGACCCACCACGCCGAGATCGTCGCCGCGGCCGAGGCGTCCGGCTTCGACAGCATCTTCACCGCCGAGGCCTGGGGATCCGACGCCTACACCCCGCTGGCCTGGCTCGGGTCGTCGACGGAACGCGTCCGGCTCGGGACGTCGGTGCTGCAGCTCTCGGCCCGCACCCCGACCGCGTGTGCGATGGCCGCGCTGACCCTCGACCACCTGTCCGGCGGTCGGCACATCGTCGGGCTCGGTGTGTCGGGTCCGCAGGTCGTCGAAGGCTGGTACGGGCAGAAGTTCGCCAAGCCGCTGGCCCGGACCCGCGAGTACATCGACATCATGCGTCAGGTGTGGGCGCGCGAGGCGCCGGTCAGCAGCGCCGGACCCCACTATCCCCTGCCGTTCGACGGGGAGGGCGCATCGGGACTGGGCAAGACGCTCAAGCCGATCACGCACCCGCTGCGCAGCGACATCCCCGTGATGCTCGGCGCCGAGGGGCCGAAGAACGTCGCGCTCGCCGCCGAGATCGCAGACGGCTGGCTGCCGCTGTTCTACACGCCGCGCATGGCCGACACCTACAACGAGTGGCTCGACGAGGGTTTCGCCCGCCCGGGTGCACGACGCAGTCGCGAAGACTTCGAGATCTGCGCGACCGCCCAGATCGTCGTCACCGATGACCGCGAGGGCACCTACGCCGCGATCAAACCGTTCCTGGCGCTGTACATGGGCGGCATGGGCAGTGAGGACACCAACTTCCATGCCGAGGTGTACCGCCGGATGGGGTACGCCGACGTCGTCGACGAGGTGACCGCACTCTTCCGCAGCAACCGCAAAGACGAAGCGGCACAGATCATTCCCGACGCCTTGGTGGACGACTCGGCGATCGTCGGCGACCTGGACCACGTGCGTGAACAGATCAAGGTCTGGGAAGCGTGCGGGGTGACGATGATGCTCGTGTCGCCGGGCAGCGTCGCC